From a region of the Babesia bovis T2Bo chromosome 1, whole genome shotgun sequence genome:
- a CDS encoding Zinc finger C3HC4 type (RING finger) family protein, with the protein MDEYVLNNFDWSPYSNQARSRFIGGSNGVLQSSGFNNLVTAAVVCGIVAWALRLWMEFRSLHHVQKQMSTVPKILHLKGMAEFAGDLVTLTHEHFSAVVKLRHNLSPLPVPRIHMPATIIASSIHVELDGTSEDSPLDPMSDSEPTSMYPSNLDNLCVSFNMDCNRTTFVSAHWGVPVSVLQKICVGTREAQVERPNEKFSLKRFFRSLLYPNYDDGYQGLLDYDESVVLDSPDDRDERFGRFSALAHADKLCTSEAVCYSAGEGVRCKVTPPVKAFSVDGFHRSVWEILLERRYNGEEIIPLVIVLYSPRNHDTRVFVEGNVESYQGIAELTMVGFVGRLGLRERLPRSFGSAAGVSVDFSRQVCFSNDFRNPQEPRDMFGMGDDADTDCLICLSNRMDTVLLPCGHASFCYTCLQSLRTEKCPVCRGSFTSYIKFPLVRNSS; encoded by the coding sequence ATGGATGAGTATGTACTGAACAACTTTGATTGGAGTCCTTACAGCAACCAAGCTCGCAGTCGTTTCATAGGCGGCAGCAATGGTGTGCTCCAGTCATCAGGTTTCAACAACCTGGTTACTGCTGCTGTTGTATGTGGTATAGTAGCCTGGGCATTGCGTCTATGGATGGAATTCAGGTCATTACATCACGTTCAGAAGCAGATGAGTACTGTTCCTAAGATATTGCATCTTAAGGGTATGGCTGAATTTGCAGGTGACCTTGTAACACTGACCCATGAGCATTTTAGTGCTGTAGTTAAATTGAGGCACAACTTGTCGCCACTTCCAGTACCGCGTATACACATGCCTGCTACCATTATCGCAAGCTCGATCCATGTAGAACTTGATGGCACATCTGAGGATTCCCCCTTGGACCCTATGAGTGATTCCGAGCCTACAAGCATGTACCCAAGTAACCTGGATAACCTATGTGTCTCCTTTAACATGGATTGCAACAGGACAACGTTCGTTAGTGCTCATTGGGGTGTTCCGGTGTCGGTATTGCAGAAAATATGCGTAGGCACTAGGGAAGCCCAGGTTGAGCGTCCTAATGAAAAATTCAGTTTAAAGCGTTTTTTCCGTAGCTTGTTATATCCTAACTATGATGATGGCTATCAGGGTTTGTTGGATTATGACGAGAGCGTTGTGTTGGATTCGCCTGATGATCGTGACGAGCGTTTTGGCAGGTTCAGTGCATTGGCTCATGCTGATAAGCTGTGCACTTCTGAGGCTGTGTGCTACAGTGCTGGCGAAGGCGTGCGTTGCAAAGTCACGCCGCCCGTGAAGGCTTTTAGTGTAGATGGATTCCATCGTTCAGTTTGGGAGATTCTGTTAGAGCGCCGTTACAATGGCGAGGAGATTATACCCTTGGTGATTGTGTTATACAGTCCTAGGAACCATGACACTCGTGTATTTGTTGAGGGTAATGTGGAGTCATATCAGGGTATAGCTGAGCTAACTATGGTGGGTTTCGTCGGCAGGCTGGGCTTGCGTGAACGATTACCACGATCCTTTGGGAGTGCTGCTGGAGTTTCTGTTGACTTCAGTCGTCAGGTATGCTTTTCCAATGACTTTAGGAACCCTCAAGAGCCTCGTGACATGTTTGGTATGGGTGACGATGCCGATACGGACTGTTTAATTTGTCTATCCAACCGTATGGACACGGTATTACTTCCCTGTGGACATGCATCATTTTGCTACACCTGCTTACAGTCTCTGCGTACTGAAAAATGTCCTGTATGCAGGGGTTCTTTCACATCATACATCAAGTTTCCTTTAGTGCGGAACTCTAGTTGA
- a CDS encoding Ribosomal_L10_P0 superfamily protein — protein MPKSKRSKEVKLTAVKKNAKERKVNLVDSIRTSIEAPEGIEERFVYVIALNNQRNSPLKELRTILKPGRLFYGKNKVMQLALGAKPENELLDNLHKIAECISGERALLVSNEAPDVVRNKLESYKVNDFAKAGNVATETILLKPGDSTLEVFPGNMEPQFRHLGMPTTLKMGKIELLGDYLVCEEGKPLTPTQAKVLKVLGIRMALFECTIHAHWNNGTFRLIGT, from the exons ATGCCAAAATCAAAGCGTAGCAAAGAAGTTAAACTCACAGCAGTGAAGAAAAATGCTAAAGAACGCAAAGTTAACCTCGTGGACTCCATCCGCACATCGATAGAGGCACCCGAAGGTATAGAAGAACGCTTCGTATACGTAATCGCATTGAACAATCAACGAAATTCACCGTTAAAAGAATTGAGAACTATACTTAAGCCCGGGCGTCTGTTCTATGGCAAGAACAAAGTAATGCAGCTGGCGCTGGGCGCCAAGCCTGAGAATGAATTGTTGGACAATCTCCATAAAATAGCAGAG TGTATAAGTGGAGAACGCGCACTACTCGTAAGTAACGAAGCTCCCGATGTAGTTAGGAATAAGCTTGAGAGCTATAAAGTAAATGATTTCGCCAAGGCAGGTAATGTCGCCACAGAAACCATTTTACTGAAG CCGGGCGATAGTACACTCGAGGTGTTTCCTGGTAACATGGAGCCACAGTTTCGCCATTTGGGAATGCCAACTACTTTAAAAATGGGCAAAATCGAACTGCTAGGTGATTACCTTGTTTGCGAAGAAGGCAAGCCATTGACACCCACGCAAGCAAAGGTACTCAAGGTTTTGGGAATTCGGATGGCGCTCTTCGAGTGTACAATCCATGCACACTGGAACAATGGAACATTTAGATTGATCGGTACCTGA
- a CDS encoding putative arginyl-tRNA synthetase, with product MECRLKALAWHLAVGLTALLQLTYGFRYHRDFKRGFTGIETIVKRGVERLCDSQANEVITGALRPLVRIADGCEGDIHTKIAHTVSKLAQIPIETAAIRLRDELKKESDAVKDCFVTGNHYVNIVLHDGYIRNVLREMDSDQAVRLGVPYMSSGTVVVDYFSPNVGKDLHMGHLRSAAIGAALSNILEFCGSRVIRRNHVGDFGSQSGQIMRYLMEYDPTSIEAFTESQTDKERAKEFTRLIDGYSIWSIKGITTSGRFSRPTPGVSAELIINTMGEIYKNAKELCDTDPEFQLRSKEETALLQRGKHMYQECWKSIVKTSIASHRDILEQFKLDAIRDVPESCYAKRVFAFVDRLVKQGHALARPDGSIVIPWQALNEQSGDTPTEELHDLVLITKEGAATYLAVDITALEYRLSEHKPNEIIYITDLAQKPHFDKVIAIARHIGFLKDQKIEHLGFGAVLSEDGKKMRSRTKTGVNVHDIWKYTLKRCLDEVEKKGEFLGQASMCMAHKLAVGSMLYADLSTKHTDTYVFSTDRLLNQGGNNLISILYPYVRARSILRKIEQDAIKVVNEDLWLVGGKPFLNRSARQLALHILGLENAIFTTAYLKTPHRLCKYVRSLGRIFTHFYDNNRVIDQGKAEADLVHLVRLFSQATKLVLKLLNIETLEFL from the exons ATGGAATGTCGCCTAAAGGCGCTTGCATGGCATTTAGCTGTGGGCTTAACAGCGTTGTTACAACTGACTTATGGATTCCGCTACCATAGAGACTTCAAACGTGGCTTCACTGGTATCGAGACTATA GTAAAACGAGGAGTTGAACGTTTGTGTGACTCACAGGCAAATGAAGTCATCACAGGAGCTCTGCGACCACTGGTTCGTATTGCTGATGGTTGTGAAGGTGATATTCATACCAAAATCGCACATACAGTGTCTAAATTAGCACAAATACCCATAGAAACAGCGGCTATACGTCTAAGGGATGAATTAAAAAAGGAATCTGATGCTGTTAAAGATTGTTTTGTCACGGGTAACCATTATGTTAACATCGTGCTCCACGATGGGTATATACGCAATGTACTCCGTGAGATGGATAGCGACCAAGCAGTTAGGCTAGGAGTTCCTTACATGTCATCAGGCACTGTAGTAGTCGATTACTTCAGTCCTAATGTTGGCAAGGACCTGCATATGGGCCACCTGAGGTCAGCAGCCATTGGTGCTGCGCTGTCAAACATACTCGAATTCTGTGGTTCAAGAGTCATTCGACGTAACCATGTTGGTGACTTCGGATCACAATCAGGACAAATAATGCGTTACCTCATGGAGTATGATCCAACGTCTATAGAGGCGTTCACTGAAAGTCAAACTGATAAGGAGCGTGCTAAGGAATTTACCAGATTGATAGATGGGTATTCGATATGGAGTATTAAAGGAATTACTACATCAGGACGTTTTTCAAGACCCACACCCGGTGTATCAGCCGAGTTGATCATTAATACCATGGGCGAAATATATAAGAACGCTAAAGAATTGTGCGACACGGACCCTGAATTCCAACTACGCTCTAAAGAAGAAACTGCACTACTCCAACGTGGGAAACATATGTACCAGGAATGCTGGAAAAGCATCGTTAAAACGTCTATAGCAAGCCACCGTGACATCCTAGAGCAATTTAAACTTGATGCAATTCGTGACGTACCAGAAAGTTGTTACGCCAAGCGCGTATTCGCATTTGTCGACCGATTAGTGAAACAAGGTCACGCATTGGCGCGTCCGGATGGCAGCATTGTTATACCATGGCAAGCACTAAATGAGCAATCAGGTGATACACCCACCGAGGAGTTGCACG ATTTAGTATTGATAACTAAGGAAGGTGCTGCAACATACCTGGCTGTGGACATTACTGCCCTAGAGTACCGACTTTCAGAACACAAGCCAAATGAAATCATATACATCACGGACTTAGCACAGAAACCGCATTTTGATAAG GTCATAGCCATAGCTCGACATATAGGGTTCCTGAAAGACCAAAAAATTGAACATCTGGGATTTGGGGCTGTGCTGTCAGAGGATGGCAAGAAAATGCGATCAAGGACAAAAACAGGTGTTAATGTGCATGATATATGGAAGTATACCTTGAAAAGGTGTTTAGATGAAGTGGAAAAGAAGGGTGAATTCCTAGGTCAAGCGAGTATGTGCATGGCGCACAAACTGG CTGTAGGGTCCATGTTATACGCGGACCTGTCTACCAAACATACGGACACTTATGTTTTCTCCACTGACCGACTCTTGAATCAGGGTGGCAACAACTTGATCAGTATACTGTATCCATACGTTCGTGCACGTTCGATATTGCGCAAGATAGAACAAGACGCAATCAAGGTAGTAAATGAAGACTTGTGGCTAGTGGGTGGAAAGCCATTTCTAAACAGGAGTGCAAGACAGTTGGCTCTACATATTCTAGGCCTGGAGAATGCCATATTCACCACGGCCTATTTGAAGACTCCACATAGACTATGCAAATACGTACGGTCGTTGGGTAGGATTTTCACCCATTTCTATGATAACAACCGTGTAATTGACCAAGGTAAAGCTGAGGCTGATTTGGTGCATTTGGTACGTTTGTTCTCACAAGCGACCAAGTTGGTACTCAAGCTGCTAAATATAGAGACACTGGAGTTTCTATAG
- a CDS encoding Dip2/Utp12 family protein codes for MVKQGASRDQEGNEQHGEGHKDTDAGKSGKSLSVSLTQALLTSDKALLESMLQTTDIHTIEATVADMPSSLALSLLEFICSNVIRVPNQLYGREGWINTLLRHNCAFFSQNTAGRATLLKLNKHIKQRLSANQALLRLKGKVDTVVYLSSIETRKRQRETIERNSASEPLVTYED; via the coding sequence atggtGAAGCAAGGTGCTTCACGTGACCAGGAGGGTAACGAGCAGCATGGAGAAGGCCATAAAGACACTGATGCAGGCAAGTCTGGCAAATCTCTTTCTGTATCGTTAACCCAAGCTCTTTTGACATCGGACAAGGCATTGCTGGAGAGCATGCTGCAGACCACTGATATTCATACCATCGAGGCTACAGTGGCTGATATGCCATCTTCATTAGCATTATCATTGCTGGAATTTATATGCTCTAATGTAATAAGGGTACCAAACCAGCTATATGGTCGGGAGGGTTGGATAAACACTCTTCTACGACACAACTGTGCATTCTTTTCACAGAACACTGCTGGACGCGCTACTCTGTTGAAGTTGAACAAGCACATTAAACAAAGGTTATCTGCTAACCAAGCTTTGCTTCGTTTAAAGGGCAAGGTCGATACTGTAGTCTATTTGTCTTCGATTGAAACGCGTAAGCGTCAACGCGAGACGATTGAgcgcaacagtgcttcTGAGCCTCTGGTAACTTACGAGGATTAA
- a CDS encoding CTLH/CRA C-terminal to LisH motif domain family protein — MPSPGRFPAPSEDDIQEATNETSTARTKRPKYSHETLLDELTNIDFDQRNLHRVVLNYLNTNMCKDTYVNFLRESGFIGPSLSDTISHRRRVKDAIISGNSTEARKLMDEIDPSILQKNVRIMFNLLANEVIDAIKSGNVALAIEYARNKLAPCVKEENALLEKLEAIMGLITFSDFNDPDVSQAVNNIQQLEHTAQMADVAILDYFGQESYVTLESLVKEAMWLQQQLSSEDDWGRLYYYDITRAGITINEEETNEE, encoded by the exons ATGCCGTCACCAGGGCGCTTTCCAGCGCCAAGCgaagatgatatacaagaaGCTACCAATGAAACTTCTACCGCCAGAACGAAGCGTCCGAAGTATAGCCATGA AACACTTTTGGACGAACTTACTAACATAGATTTTGATCAACGCAACCTTCACAGAGTTGTCTTAAACTATTTAAACACTAACATGTGTAAGGATACTTATGTCAACTTCCTAAGGGAGTCTGGATTCATAG GTCCCAGTCTTTCGGACACCATATCGCATAGAAGGCGTGTGAAAGATGCTATAATCTCCGGAAACAGCACTGAGGCTCGCAAGCTTATGGATGAAATCGATCCCAGTATACTGCAGAAAAACGTGCGTATAATGTTTAACCTGCTAGCCAATGAAGTCATTGACGCCATTAAATCG GGTAACGTTGCACTTGCAATTGAATATGCACGGAACAAACTGGCTCCATGCGTAAAGGAAGAAAATGCACTACTAGAGAAGTTGGAAGCAATAATGGGCCTCATTACATTTTCCGACTTTAACGACCCCGACGTATCGCAAGCTGtaaataatatacaacaattGGAACATACAGCGCAAATGGCAGATGTCGCTATATTGGACTACTTTGGGCAAGAATCGTACGTTACCCTGGAGTCCCTAGTTAAAGAGGCAATGTGGCTACAGCAACAACTATCCAGTGAAGATGACTGGGGCCGGCTGTATTATTACGATATAACACGCGCAGGAATCACAATAAATGAAGAAGAGACAAATGAAGAGTGA
- a CDS encoding U3 small nnucleolar RNA-associated protein 11 (Utp11) family protein gives MAEGLRHVVHRRVHLERSQPRHRRDQVGQYLEKKRDYKKRAERYHLVERKIKDLAAKSRFRNEDEFNFKMIHGKLGDDGIVVLPSSSSVASRKLPPKKQFRRSLEQLDRSRFVLQHRTNLKEKRAKKAITENATILMGDNSHIEFADSDDSVSEVEPVHESDTDSNDEMPISGDSSSMKKQPADSHAVIQGNLQVLTECIDAKHEDDTLRQRLDAERNLRVAVHKKRQIRKVKGTGVHMFPFVRQK, from the coding sequence ATGGCTGAAGGTTTGCGTCATGTTGTACACCGCAGGGTACACCTGGAACGGTCCCAACCTCGTCATCGTCGAGACCAGGTGGGCCAGTATCTGGAGAAGAAGCGTGATTATAAGAAGCGTGCTGAACGTTACCATCTTGTGGAACGAAAAATTAAGGATTTAGCTGCAAAGTCTAGATTCAGGAATGAAGATGAATTTAATTTTAAGATGATTCATGGTAAATTAGGAGATGATGGTATCGTCGTCCTTCCATCATCGTCATCCGTTGCATCACGTAAGTTGCCTCCAAAGAAGCAGTTTCGTCGGTCTTTGGAGCAACTAGATCGCAGTAGATTCGTTCTACAACATCGCACTAATCTTAAAGAAAAGCGTGCTAAAAAGGCCATCACTGAGAATGCGACTATATTGATGGGTGACAACTCCCATATTGAGTTTGCTGACAGTGATGACTCAGTTAGCGAAGTGGAACCCGTACATGAGTCCGACACTGACTCCAACGATGAAATGCCAATATCTGGTGACTCCAGTTCAATGAAAAAACAACCGGCTGATTCCCATGCTGTTATCCAGGGCAATCTACAAGTATTGACAGAGTGCATAGACGCCAAACATGAAGACGATACTCTGCGTCAACGATTAGATGCTGAGCGTAACCTCAGGGTGGCCGTTCACAAGAAACGCCAAATACGCAAAGTGAAGGGAACGGGCGTGCACATGTTCCCCTTTGTGAGACAAAAGTAA
- a CDS encoding MutS DNA mismatch domain family protein has translation MQKDIKSFFLVRSTSADKLSRSSSVSNASAPINTDSSPESVPDNVKNSKEGDITSLSSLGTTSCESTQANDSVQTQSQPSQEGSQGSKVESADIPAEKRVVEDSFEDDEPIVRKRCLMFDGGFVPSIPKDDNENDATTVAPEPVASIQPDICESSALVNRMGSIAKLSHTKKSRAKDILSDTSSDSCVFSFSSVYTDSSLGTSCSALSRLDSTSSIKDGDLEDVGSGGVLHRSSGDDLVDRADTHYQGHDGDVEELSFDEERHRAESEAPSAVDDGSQVKIVDLSQVTLTVGKEPLHPYSQSEDCATDQDRKMYLNCAASQKSRGFKAYVECYYRYNQTFVFPPWVCVETIKDRDGRKPTDDNYDPSTIWIPPKGHRWATEYRSGHYTDCMQQWWNIKQDRFDQLLFFKMGRFYELFYHDACIVQQICGLRWMGSEAKPHVGFPEKSLHIYASSCVDHGYKVVVVEQTETPQQLEQRNRESGQRQNAVSRAICEIITPGTITRPEMLTKQSRPLLLITDVHREDMGTATDAKCGNDEGFTSPSHNESKTKLPSSLGRRTFELPRCLESGTGRMFCVCSFDASVGSLCLGTLDISLGMGQLRAIIAALSPAEVVVDSTLSDHLEDLREMATYLGFELTSFDCFEDVTHATVGDKDATVAEVDYTDFMNKVNATLGHQTFMYQRVILLVQRYLKSVMLNNLLNYCTISILSSNYRDCMTLDCAVLTQLELFKSQEGDVSSSLFGVLNKTSCAFGERMLRQWLLKPLTCANRINERSAVVEFFHQNFSVCRAYQDQLCQLPDLERSFGKLLNAAAGCYKMAVYFDEGIFLKQYTMHQMMEQFMLLQRYVKALFSDCGKTGQDLPILLQDMNKAIQDVAPHCEYFLSLLDISGPKSCHTRSGVWQESDRVRDLINQTVSALQKELEEIRDMCPSAKFVHTKFRYEVEIQEKEYRRIATAKAFEVTSTRSGFVRIHNRVIVSLVADLSDHEFALSQSELQFFQHMVKQLHDRRDVFNKLLVIAAELDCLCSLAAVAKNSVLPLTRAEVIDRGTAEPFVLIRDAVHPIVSQIDPEGFVPNDVQLGHGDYQPLILLTGPNMGGKSTLLRQVALCVIMAQMGSFVPGSECKMTVVDRVFTRLGAYDNIIQGKSTFLIEMEEASTILHSATRDSLVLVDELGRGTSTFEATAIAAACLEKLSAIGCRGVFTTHFHEVWSYAKKLDNVSLCHMAASLDDKEKSITFLYKLSLGLCPESHGIHVARLAGIPKHVTDMAEVVSRSYRASKRPIKSILQALLEAHKQDDEPLFRRLYDELRNSLHI, from the exons ATGCAGAAGGATATAAAGAGTTTCTTCCTTGTACGGAGTACGTCTGCTGATAAGCTTTCGCGCAGCTCGAGTGTGTCTAATGCATCAGCTCCCATTAATACAGATTCTAGTCCTGAATCTGTTCCAGATAACGTGAAGAACAGCAAAGAGGGAGACATAACATCTCTTTCTTCTTTGGGCACGACATCATGTGAATCAACACAGGCAAATGACTCCGTACAGACACAAAGTCAGCCTTCTCAGGAAGGCTCTCAAGGATCCAAGGTAGAATCAGCAGACATACCTGCTGAGAAGCGCGTTGTTGAAGATTCATTTGAAGATGATGAGCCTATAGTCCGGAAGCGCTGCTTAATGTTTGACGGTGGTTTCGTTCCCAGCATACCAAAGGATGACAACGAAAACGATGCTACTACGGTAGCACCAGAACCGGTTGCAAGTATTCAACCAGATATTTGTGAATCTAGTGCATTAGTGAATCGCATGGGCTCAATTGCCAAGCTCTCTCATACCAAGAAAAGCAGAGCCAAGGATATATTATCGGATACCAGTTCAGATTCATgtgtattttcattttcgAGTGTTTACACTGACAGTAGTTTGGGCACTTCATGTAGTGCACTGAGTCGCCTTGATTCCACCAGTAGCATTAAAGATGGCGACCTGGAAGATGTAGGATCAGGTGGCGTATTACATCGTAGCAGTGGCGACGACTTGGTGGACAGAGCTGATACACATTATCAGGGTCATGATGGTGATGTCGAGGAGTTGAGCTTTGATGAAGAACGTCATAGGGCAGAATCTGAGGCGCCGTCGGCAGTAGATGATGGATCCCAAGTGAAAATCGTAGATTTGAGTCAGGTTACATTGACTGTTGGAAAAGAACCCTTACATCCATATTCACAAAGTGAGGATTGTGCTACTGATCAGGATCGCAAGATGTACCTTAATTGTGCTGCCAGTCAAAAAAGTCGTGGCTTTAAGGCATATGTAgaatgttattatagaTACAACCAGACATTTGTATTCCCTCCTTGGGTATGTGTTGAAACAATTAAGGACCGCGATGGTCGGAAACCTACTGATGATAATTACGATCCCAGTACTATTTGGATACCGCCTAAAGGCCACCGTTGGGCCACTGAATACCGCAGTGGTCACTATACTGACTGTATGCAGCAATGGTGGAATATAAAACAAGATCGTTTCGACCAGTTActattttttaaaatggGTCGTTTTTACGAGTTATTCTATCATGATGCTTGCATAGTGCAGCAGATTTGTGGTTTGCGATGGATGGGTTCAGAGGCTAAGCCTCATGTAGGTTTTCCGGAGAAGAGTTTGCATATATACGCATCATCTTGCGTTGACCATGGTTACaaggtggtagtggtcGAGCAGACTGAGACACCTCAACAATTAGAGCAGCGCAACCGTGAGAGTGGCCAACGTCAAAATGCAGTGTCACGTGCTATTTGTGAGATCATAACTCCTGGAACGATTACCCGTCCTGAAATGCTAACCAAACAAAGCAGACCTCTTTTGCTTATAACCGACGTTCACCGTGAAGACATGGGTACGGCAACGGATGCGAAATGCGGAAATGACGAAGGTTTTACTAGCCCATCACACAACGAATCCAAAACAAAGCTTCCGTCATCTTTAGGTCGTAGGACATTTGAATTGCCTCGATGCTTAGAGTCTGGGACTGGTCGCATGTTTTGTGTATGTTCCTTTGATGCTTCTGTGGGTTCGTTATGCTTGGGTACTTTAGATATTTCTCTGGGCATGGGCCAGTTACGTGCGATAATCGCTGCGTTGAGTCCTGCAGAAGTTGTCGTGGACTCTACTTTATCTGATCATTTGGAAGATCTACGTGAGATGGCAACTTACCTTGGATTTGAATTGACTTCTTTTGACTGTTTCGAGGATGTGACTCATGCAACAGTCGGCGATAAGGATGCTACAGTTGCTGAAGTTGATTACACCGATTTCATGAATAAGGTCAACGCAACACTGGGACACCAAACATTTATGTACCAAAGGGTGATACTTCTTGTACAGCGATACTTAAAATCTGTTATGCTGAATAATCTACTTAACTACTGTACAATTAGTATTTTATCGAGTAACTACCGCGATTGCATGACTTTGGATTGTGCAGTTTTAACACAACTTGAACTATTTAAATCCCAGGAAGGCGATGTTTCCTCAAGTTTATTTGGAGTTTTGAACAAGACCTCTTGTGCATTCGGGGAGCGTATGCTACGCCAATGGCTTTTGAAGCCTCTTACGTGTGCTAATCGTATAAATGAACGCAGTGCGGTGGTTGAGTTCTTTCATCAAAACTTTTCCGTATGCAGGGCATACCAGGACCAACTATGCCAACTACCAGATTTAGAACGTTCATTTGGCAAATTGCTCAATGCTGCTGCTGGATGTTATAAGATGGCAGTATACTTTGACGAAGGCATTTTCTTAAAGCAGTATACTATGCACCAGATGATGGAGCAGTTTATGTTACTTCAGCGGTACGTTAAAGCTTTGTTTTCTGACTGTGGCAAGACTGGCCAGGACTTACCTATTTTATTACAGGATATGAACAAGGCAATTCAGGATGTGGCACCTCATTGCGAATACTTCCTATCACTTTTGGATATATCCGGTCCCAAATCATGCCATACCCGTTCTGGAGTATGGCAAGAATCCGATCGCGTTCGCGATTTAATAAATCAGACAGTTTCAGCTCTGCAGAAGGAGCTTGAAGAAATTCGTGATATGTGTCCATCGGCTAAATTTGTGCATACCAAGTTTCGTTATGAAGTTGAAATTCAGGAAAAGGAATATCGTCGCATAGCAACTGCAAAGGCATTTGAGGTGACTTCCACTAGATCGGGCTTTGTACGCATACACAACAGGGTCATTGTAAGTCTTGTTGCTGACCTAAGTGACCACGAATTTGCCTTGAGTCAAAGTGAATTACAGTTTTTCCAACACATGGTTAAGCAACTGCACGATCGGCGTGATGTTTTCAATAAGCTATTGGTCATTGCTGCGGAGTTAGACTGCCTATGCAGTCTTGCAGCAGTTGCTAAAAATTCGGTGTTACCGCTAACCCGTGCCGAAGTGATTGATCGGGGTACAGCAGAACCGTTTGTGCTGATACGTGATGCTGTTCATCCTATTGTATCCCAGATTGACCCGGAGGGTTTTGTACCAAACGATGTACAGCTGGGACATGGTGACTACCAGCCGTTGATACTGCTTACTGGACCTAACATGGGCGGTAAATCTACGTTACTGCGACAAGTAGCATTATGTGTTATAATGGCCCAGATGGGCTCTTTTGTGCCTG GATCTGAGTGCAAGATGACAGTGGTAGATCGTGTTTTCACTCGTTTGGGTGCCTACGATAACATTATACAGGGCAAGAGTACGTTCCTAATTGAAATGGAAGAAGCAAGTACCATATTGCACTCG GCTACACGCGATTCATTAGTGTTGGTTGACGAGCTTGGTAGAGGAACTTCAACTTTTGAGGCTACTGCCATTGCAGCTGCCTGTTTGGAAAAGTTATCAGCTATAGGATGCCGCGGCGTGTTTACAACACATTTTCACGAGGTGTGGTCATACGCCAAGAAGTTGGATAATGTATCTCTTTGCCATATGGCGGCTTCTCTCGATGATAAGGAAAAGAGCATTACGTTCCTGTACAAGCTCTCACTAGGACTCTGTCCCGAATCGCATGGTATTCACGTAGCTCGGCTAGCAGGGATACCTAAACACGTTACTGACATGGCAGAGGTCGTGTCTAGATCATATAGAGCGTCTAAGCGTCCTATAAAGTCGATTCTACAGGCGTTGCTAGAAGCGCACAAGCAAGATGACGAACCACTGTTTAGGAGACTCTACGATGAACTACGCAATTCACTCCATATATAG